A region of Gemmobacter sp. 24YEA27 DNA encodes the following proteins:
- a CDS encoding TRAP transporter small permease subunit, which produces SRGDLISIDFFSVQMGPKAKRVQMIFVEICTAALMVALLIYSQKLLDVVAIKRAPATGIPYGWVYLALPTFCVAGLYFIFERAVKTRLFAASTADSGKRA; this is translated from the coding sequence TCACGCGGGGATTTGATCTCGATTGACTTCTTCTCGGTCCAGATGGGTCCGAAGGCAAAACGCGTTCAGATGATCTTTGTCGAAATATGCACCGCCGCTCTCATGGTGGCCCTGCTGATCTATTCGCAGAAGCTGCTGGATGTGGTGGCGATCAAGCGCGCCCCGGCGACCGGCATTCCCTATGGCTGGGTCTATCTGGCGCTGCCGACCTTCTGCGTGGCGGGGCTTTATTTCATCTTTGAGCGCGCGGTGAAGACGCGCCTCTTCGCGGCGAGCACCGCCGACAGCGGCAAGAGGGCCTGA